From Chryseobacterium sp. H1D6B, a single genomic window includes:
- a CDS encoding TolC family protein, whose translation MVKNIKTVLSVAIALFPVLFFSQEIKKMTADEVASLALQNHQQLKVAAQNIGIAKQQTDITKLQKLPTITASTSQFYLGDAIAIDKDFSGSTNVSMPHYGSSYAVQATQLIFKGGLVNKTIEMAGLREQLSELDLEKNKQEVKFLVISNYLDVYKILNQESVFQNNKKLAQERLKNIQKFYQQGMVTRNEVIRGELAIKNLDQGILTLANNRKILNYNLSIALGLPTDTEIIPIESLTNKETGIGMDYYLSLAHDSSPNLKSAKTNIDVADKNIEIIKTDKMPTVAGFGGYTLQRPITTRNPVLDMYSGGWQTGVSLSYNIDNLYKTKERVKLGEMQKNQAGDAMTLVQQNVDMAVNASYVKYQESIQQAAILDDAKKLAVENYKITEAKYLNQLAVQAEMIDAQNQKLQSELDYANAEINVLYQYYNLLKSTGTL comes from the coding sequence ATGGTTAAGAATATAAAAACAGTACTATCCGTTGCGATAGCGTTATTTCCTGTGCTGTTTTTTTCACAAGAAATAAAAAAGATGACAGCAGATGAAGTGGCTTCTCTGGCACTTCAAAATCATCAGCAGTTAAAAGTTGCAGCTCAGAATATAGGGATTGCAAAACAACAGACCGATATTACAAAACTTCAAAAACTTCCGACTATTACAGCTTCTACAAGCCAATTCTATTTAGGAGATGCTATAGCTATTGATAAAGATTTTTCGGGTTCTACGAATGTTTCAATGCCTCATTATGGAAGTTCTTATGCTGTGCAGGCTACCCAGCTTATATTTAAAGGGGGGCTGGTAAATAAAACAATTGAAATGGCCGGCCTCCGTGAGCAGCTTTCAGAACTTGATCTGGAAAAGAATAAACAGGAGGTGAAATTTTTAGTGATCTCAAATTATCTTGATGTTTATAAAATTTTGAACCAGGAATCGGTTTTTCAAAACAACAAAAAGCTGGCTCAGGAGCGGTTGAAAAATATTCAGAAATTCTATCAGCAGGGAATGGTGACTAGAAATGAAGTGATCCGTGGAGAATTAGCGATTAAAAATTTAGATCAGGGAATTTTAACACTAGCCAACAACAGAAAAATCCTGAATTATAACTTGAGTATTGCTTTAGGACTTCCGACAGATACTGAAATTATTCCTATCGAAAGCCTGACCAATAAAGAAACAGGAATCGGAATGGATTATTATCTATCCCTTGCCCACGACAGCAGTCCCAATTTGAAATCTGCAAAAACCAATATTGATGTAGCAGATAAAAATATTGAGATCATAAAAACGGATAAAATGCCTACGGTTGCGGGTTTTGGAGGGTATACGCTTCAGAGACCGATTACTACTAGGAATCCTGTTTTAGATATGTATTCAGGAGGATGGCAGACTGGGGTTTCATTGAGTTACAATATCGATAATCTTTATAAAACCAAAGAACGTGTGAAACTTGGCGAGATGCAGAAGAATCAGGCTGGTGATGCAATGACTTTGGTACAGCAGAATGTAGATATGGCCGTAAATGCTTCTTATGTAAAATACCAGGAATCTATACAGCAGGCTGCAATTTTAGATGATGCTAAAAAATTAGCGGTGGAAAACTACAAAATTACAGAAGCGAAATATTTAAATCAATTAGCCGTACAGGCTGAAATGATCGATGCGCAGAACCAGAAGCTACAGTCGGAATTAGATTATGCCAATGCAGAGATCAATGTGCTGTATCAGTATTATAATCTTTTGAAATCTACGGGAACGCTTTAA
- a CDS encoding DUF2891 domain-containing protein: MKKILLLFAVSPFLLYAQEVPKLTDEIALKLAEKPIHCINQEYPNKTAHIINNEKETSLSPKELHPSFYGCFDWHSSVHGHWMLVRLLKTKPNLSNAKEIEKILDNSFQKENLQSEADYFTKYELTNTFERTYGWAWLLKLDQELITWDNPKAKIWHQNLKPLTDQILKSWKSYLPKQTYPNRTGVHPNTAFAMSFAIDWARASDDKDFENQLIEKSKYFFLKDQKTPAYLEPDGSDFFSPSLEIADLMRRVLPQQEFVKWFKDFYEKRSLENIEKIPVVSDLSDYQTVHLVGLSFTKAWCMKGIAKSLPDNHPSKKDFQKTADKFLANGLPLLFQGNYGGDHWLASFAVYALED; the protein is encoded by the coding sequence ATGAAAAAGATTCTTTTATTATTTGCAGTTTCTCCATTTTTATTATATGCTCAGGAAGTTCCAAAACTGACTGATGAAATTGCTTTAAAACTTGCAGAAAAGCCCATCCACTGCATCAATCAGGAATACCCGAATAAGACGGCACATATCATTAACAATGAAAAGGAAACCTCTTTGTCGCCAAAAGAACTTCACCCTAGTTTTTACGGCTGTTTCGACTGGCATAGTTCTGTTCACGGACACTGGATGCTGGTAAGACTTTTAAAGACAAAACCCAATTTGTCGAATGCTAAGGAAATTGAAAAAATCCTGGATAACTCATTTCAGAAAGAAAACCTCCAGTCGGAAGCAGATTATTTTACAAAATATGAATTAACAAATACCTTTGAAAGAACCTACGGCTGGGCATGGCTCTTGAAACTTGATCAGGAATTGATCACCTGGGACAACCCAAAAGCCAAAATCTGGCACCAGAATTTAAAACCGCTTACAGATCAGATATTAAAATCATGGAAATCCTATCTGCCTAAGCAGACGTATCCTAACAGAACGGGGGTTCATCCCAATACCGCTTTTGCAATGTCTTTTGCGATAGATTGGGCAAGAGCCAGTGATGATAAAGATTTTGAAAATCAACTGATCGAAAAATCTAAATATTTTTTCCTGAAAGACCAGAAAACACCTGCCTACCTGGAACCGGACGGATCTGATTTTTTCTCGCCGAGTCTTGAGATTGCGGATTTAATGAGAAGAGTGCTTCCGCAGCAGGAATTTGTAAAATGGTTCAAAGATTTTTATGAAAAACGAAGCCTGGAGAATATTGAAAAAATTCCTGTGGTAAGTGACCTAAGCGACTACCAGACTGTCCACCTTGTTGGATTATCATTTACAAAAGCATGGTGTATGAAAGGAATTGCCAAAAGCCTTCCTGATAATCATCCATCGAAGAAAGATTTTCAAAAAACAGCAGATAAATTCTTAGCGAACGGACTGCCTTTATTGTTTCAGGGAAATTATGGAGGAGATCATTGGCTGGCTAGTTTTGCAGTGTATGCTTTGGAAGATTAA
- a CDS encoding Mpo1-like protein, with protein sequence MRKVDLFFAEYAESHRNATNKSIHWICVPLIFWTILGFISLIPSPHFCAPYFGCISIVSIIAVVLVTIFYARLSLLISFIMLLVMLLMEHLAYAVNVHFENKSWIVYLAVFVITWILQFVGHKIEGKKPSFLKDLQFLLIGPIWLLSFILKKLGIKY encoded by the coding sequence ATGAGAAAAGTAGATTTGTTTTTTGCAGAGTATGCTGAAAGCCACAGAAACGCCACCAACAAGTCCATCCACTGGATCTGTGTTCCTTTAATTTTCTGGACGATTTTAGGGTTTATTTCTCTAATTCCTTCTCCTCACTTTTGTGCACCGTATTTTGGGTGTATCAGTATTGTGAGTATCATAGCTGTTGTTTTAGTTACTATATTCTATGCAAGACTTTCATTATTGATCAGTTTCATTATGCTTTTGGTCATGCTTTTAATGGAGCATTTAGCTTATGCAGTGAACGTTCATTTTGAAAATAAATCATGGATCGTCTACCTTGCTGTTTTTGTCATTACTTGGATCCTCCAGTTTGTAGGCCACAAAATTGAGGGCAAAAAACCTTCCTTCTTAAAAGATCTGCAGTTCCTTTTAATAGGCCCTATCTGGCTTTTAAGTTTTATCTTAAAAAAATTAGGAATCAAATATTAA
- a CDS encoding TonB-dependent receptor, with amino-acid sequence MKKQYAAAALLASGFVFSQTGNDSLSSKSIEDVVIVASRKPTKISEIPGTVWVVQKEKIQEQAKSGVPIKEMLAILIPSMDIGPQGRTNYGQNMRGRSALVMIDGVSLNSIRAISRQLDAIDPFNIERIEVLSGASSIYGGNATGGIINIITKTPSKKGISGETELGVRTGFMGKDDHDFRAAQSISGKGEKLFGRLGIAYQQNGGVYGADQKQLLTDITQTDLQYNQTIDVLATGGYQFNNKNKITASLQYYNSKFNGDRSLYLGENLGAFTTKNPNLLEMKDGFSSDKNVGTERYMGTVAYSGNDILGGQDLYVQFAARGEKLGFYPFPGTVALPSGNLSYMSSSQQNTYYSGLKALLSKSWKGLNVTYGIDVDFEKFEGNQSVYDIGKTMSSGGLINETKYSLGRYPANHSKSYAGYAQAKYNILPKLQLNAGVRYQNINVEVDDFIGSVQQTQVAMGYGSSASAIPGGKSSYNMTLANAGLLYKFNEQHQAWATFSQGVSLADPSKYYGIGVYKLNTITNNWDVTSSINVQEQPLQAIKTNQFEVGYRINKGGLRGQIAGFYSNSDKTVAVDRKTFQILVNDLKLRNMGIEAEVSYSLDNGVYFGASGLLIKSEVDNNGDWLKQEIYNASPSKLVTYIGYNIKSWSFRFQSLQNFKLKDDINNVIDGYNTSDLMVGYRFDWGKFNLGIQNVFNTDYQTIWSKRSQVLYAAYGLPALFDYKGRGRTFNLSYTFDF; translated from the coding sequence ATGAAAAAGCAGTATGCAGCCGCCGCTTTGCTGGCTTCAGGATTTGTATTTTCTCAAACGGGTAATGATTCGCTTTCATCTAAAAGTATTGAAGATGTAGTGATCGTAGCATCGAGAAAACCTACCAAAATTTCTGAAATTCCAGGAACAGTGTGGGTAGTTCAGAAAGAAAAAATTCAGGAGCAGGCAAAAAGCGGTGTTCCGATCAAAGAAATGCTGGCGATTTTAATTCCCAGTATGGATATCGGTCCGCAGGGAAGAACAAATTACGGACAAAACATGAGAGGACGTTCTGCTTTAGTAATGATAGACGGTGTTTCTTTGAACAGTATCCGTGCGATCAGCCGTCAGCTGGATGCAATTGATCCATTTAATATTGAAAGAATTGAAGTGCTTTCAGGAGCAAGCTCTATCTACGGAGGCAATGCGACAGGAGGAATTATTAATATTATTACAAAAACTCCATCTAAAAAGGGAATCAGTGGAGAAACTGAGCTGGGAGTCCGTACAGGATTTATGGGGAAAGATGACCATGATTTCCGTGCAGCGCAGTCGATTTCAGGAAAAGGAGAAAAGCTGTTCGGAAGATTAGGAATTGCTTATCAGCAGAACGGCGGTGTTTATGGTGCAGATCAAAAACAGCTTCTTACAGATATCACTCAGACTGACCTTCAGTACAATCAGACGATTGATGTTTTAGCAACAGGAGGATATCAATTCAATAATAAAAATAAAATTACAGCTTCCCTTCAATACTACAATTCTAAATTTAATGGAGACAGGAGCCTTTATCTAGGAGAGAATTTAGGTGCTTTCACAACAAAAAATCCAAATTTATTGGAAATGAAAGACGGTTTTTCTTCTGATAAAAATGTAGGAACAGAACGTTATATGGGAACGGTAGCTTACAGCGGAAATGATATTTTAGGAGGTCAGGATCTTTACGTTCAGTTTGCGGCAAGAGGTGAAAAACTAGGATTTTATCCTTTCCCTGGAACTGTAGCATTACCGTCAGGAAATCTTTCTTATATGTCTTCCTCTCAGCAGAATACCTATTATTCAGGATTAAAAGCTTTATTGTCAAAATCTTGGAAGGGGCTGAACGTGACGTATGGAATAGATGTTGATTTTGAAAAATTTGAAGGAAACCAGTCTGTTTATGATATTGGAAAGACAATGTCAAGCGGAGGATTGATTAATGAAACAAAATACAGCTTAGGAAGATACCCTGCAAACCATTCTAAAAGTTATGCAGGATATGCTCAGGCAAAATATAATATCCTTCCAAAATTACAATTGAATGCGGGAGTCCGTTACCAGAATATCAATGTTGAAGTTGATGATTTTATAGGCTCCGTACAGCAGACTCAGGTAGCGATGGGATATGGAAGTTCTGCATCTGCGATTCCGGGCGGAAAAAGTTCATACAATATGACGCTTGCTAATGCAGGGCTGTTGTATAAGTTTAATGAACAGCATCAGGCTTGGGCCACATTTTCACAAGGTGTAAGTTTAGCCGACCCTTCTAAGTATTACGGAATCGGAGTTTATAAATTAAATACCATAACCAATAACTGGGACGTCACTTCAAGTATCAACGTACAAGAACAGCCGCTGCAGGCCATTAAAACCAATCAGTTTGAAGTGGGTTACCGTATCAATAAAGGAGGATTGAGAGGGCAGATTGCCGGATTCTACAGTAATTCTGATAAAACGGTTGCAGTTGATAGAAAAACCTTCCAGATTCTTGTAAATGATCTGAAATTAAGAAATATGGGAATTGAAGCTGAGGTTTCTTACAGCCTAGATAATGGTGTCTATTTCGGAGCAAGCGGATTATTGATCAAATCTGAGGTTGACAATAACGGAGACTGGCTGAAACAGGAGATTTACAATGCTTCGCCGTCTAAATTAGTTACGTATATCGGATACAACATTAAAAGCTGGTCATTCAGATTCCAGTCTTTACAGAATTTCAAGCTCAAAGATGATATCAACAATGTGATCGATGGATATAATACCTCTGATCTTATGGTGGGATACAGATTCGACTGGGGGAAATTCAATTTAGGGATTCAGAATGTATTCAATACAGATTATCAGACGATCTGGAGTAAGCGTTCACAGGTTTTATATGCTGCCTACGGACTTCCTGCTTTGTTTGATTATAAAGGAAGAGGCAGAACATTTAATCTTTCTTACACCTTTGATTTTTAA
- a CDS encoding low molecular weight protein-tyrosine-phosphatase: MKIVMVCLGNICRSPLAEGIMKTKLPENYIVDSAGTISMHEGEHPDKRAVKTASNHGIDISKQKSRPINTSDFETFDNIYCMDIGVYKEVISKAENEEQRRKVSVFLEAAGDHKNAEVPDPYWGDMNDFEEVFQLLDKGCTIIADQLKNIQHS; encoded by the coding sequence ATGAAAATAGTGATGGTATGTTTGGGAAATATCTGCAGAAGTCCTTTGGCAGAAGGAATTATGAAGACGAAACTTCCTGAAAATTATATCGTAGATTCAGCAGGAACTATTTCTATGCATGAAGGAGAACATCCTGATAAAAGAGCTGTGAAAACGGCTTCCAATCACGGAATAGATATTTCAAAACAAAAATCAAGGCCGATCAACACATCTGATTTTGAAACTTTTGACAACATTTATTGTATGGATATCGGTGTATACAAAGAAGTCATTTCTAAAGCTGAAAATGAAGAGCAGCGCCGGAAGGTCTCAGTATTTTTAGAAGCAGCCGGAGATCATAAAAATGCAGAAGTTCCTGATCCCTATTGGGGAGATATGAATGACTTTGAAGAAGTATTTCAGCTTTTAGATAAGGGCTGTACTATCATCGCAGATCAATTGAAAAATATCCAACACTCATAA
- a CDS encoding MFS transporter — protein MYNKGLFSNWVPKPVQLLMMVLLLIVVMPLGGVYTGNISYMVGGTGVLSEYFMFANYASTIGMGACMPVVLRMKMRFKVRDKVTLLLVLLGLLSYINATTMQPMVMVAASFLIGFLKMMIVIELFLPLMVMLGGRGIFYGVFYTFVLTLNQLTAYYAVEISIVYNWQQFLIIASVLCFVMALLCWIFMHDKYFALKVPLHYIDWLSIILFASTFMFSAYVFSFGKQQDWLNSSKIINASMAAFISFGLLIIRQFTLKRPYLSFTIFKRNNVQHGLFMLLCLGMFMGTASVQNIFAVSVLGYDQLTNAKLSVMMIPGIITAGIIAVMWFKKEKPLKMFIFSGFSAMLGYALIMYFSMVLEFNFERWYLPMFLKGFGMCSLFISVWFYTLDKLEMDDMLAAIGLVLVWRTFLAVGFFSALYSWVQYRFQVIGLGDLAVYMDGMTISPQNTGVNLKSVQLNAVLASNKKIFGYIVLAGFGILVYILTHHFGAERFRYVRFVRMLSGKSVIARRRLRERKQLLEEIKDAAGTAV, from the coding sequence ATGTATAATAAAGGATTATTCAGTAACTGGGTTCCAAAGCCCGTCCAGCTTTTAATGATGGTGCTGCTGTTAATAGTGGTCATGCCGTTAGGAGGCGTGTATACTGGAAATATCAGCTACATGGTAGGAGGAACGGGTGTTTTATCGGAATATTTTATGTTTGCAAACTACGCATCCACCATTGGGATGGGAGCCTGTATGCCTGTGGTTCTCAGAATGAAAATGAGATTCAAGGTGCGTGATAAAGTTACATTGCTTCTTGTTCTTTTAGGACTTTTGAGCTATATAAATGCAACCACAATGCAGCCGATGGTCATGGTGGCTGCCTCATTCTTGATTGGTTTTCTTAAAATGATGATCGTTATTGAACTGTTTCTGCCGCTAATGGTGATGCTGGGAGGGCGCGGTATATTTTATGGTGTTTTCTATACTTTTGTGTTGACGCTTAATCAGCTTACCGCTTATTATGCGGTGGAAATTTCTATCGTCTACAACTGGCAGCAGTTTTTGATAATAGCCTCTGTTTTATGTTTTGTAATGGCGCTTTTATGCTGGATTTTCATGCATGATAAATATTTTGCACTTAAAGTACCGCTGCATTATATTGACTGGCTGAGTATCATTTTATTTGCATCCACTTTTATGTTTTCGGCATATGTATTTTCTTTCGGGAAACAGCAGGACTGGCTGAACTCAAGTAAGATTATCAATGCAAGTATGGCTGCTTTTATCAGTTTTGGCCTGTTGATTATCCGTCAGTTTACGTTAAAAAGACCCTATTTATCATTTACCATATTCAAAAGAAATAATGTACAGCACGGATTGTTTATGCTGTTATGTCTAGGGATGTTTATGGGGACGGCATCTGTTCAGAATATTTTTGCGGTAAGTGTTCTTGGCTATGATCAATTGACAAATGCCAAATTGAGTGTAATGATGATCCCGGGAATTATTACAGCCGGTATTATTGCCGTCATGTGGTTCAAAAAGGAAAAACCTTTGAAAATGTTTATCTTTTCGGGTTTCTCGGCGATGCTGGGATATGCTTTGATCATGTACTTTTCAATGGTGCTTGAATTTAATTTTGAACGATGGTATCTCCCGATGTTTTTGAAAGGTTTTGGAATGTGTTCATTATTTATTTCTGTATGGTTTTATACACTCGATAAATTAGAAATGGATGATATGCTTGCCGCCATAGGTCTGGTATTGGTCTGGAGAACATTTTTGGCAGTAGGATTTTTTTCTGCTCTGTATTCTTGGGTGCAGTATCGTTTTCAAGTAATAGGATTGGGAGATTTAGCAGTCTACATGGACGGAATGACAATTTCCCCTCAAAATACAGGTGTTAATCTAAAGTCGGTCCAGCTCAATGCAGTTCTTGCTTCCAACAAAAAAATATTCGGATATATTGTTCTTGCAGGGTTTGGAATATTGGTTTATATACTGACGCATCACTTTGGAGCTGAACGTTTCCGGTATGTGAGATTTGTCCGAATGCTGAGCGGTAAATCTGTCATTGCCAGAAGAAGGCTGAGAGAGCGTAAACAATTATTAGAAGAAATAAAAGACGCTGCAGGAACTGCAGTATAA
- a CDS encoding class I SAM-dependent methyltransferase encodes MKDLMGKAVWDYFHNENPEDLQTETSISELDELPVDYLFRDFEEMNDIEQKALESAEGKVLDIGAGAGSHSLYLQNESNLDVLALDISPKSVEVCRLRGINKAVCENMLDLSGETFDTILLLMNGTGIFESLTKIDIYLKKLHSLLNENGQILIDSTDILYMFDRDEDGGVLIPADGYYGELDYIVHYKGESENPIKWLYLDFETLKKASENNGFAIEKVMKDEDAYLARLTKK; translated from the coding sequence ATGAAAGATTTAATGGGTAAGGCGGTCTGGGATTATTTCCACAATGAAAATCCTGAAGACCTGCAGACTGAAACTTCAATTTCCGAACTGGATGAGCTTCCGGTAGATTATCTTTTCAGAGACTTTGAAGAGATGAATGATATCGAGCAGAAAGCACTGGAATCAGCAGAAGGAAAAGTTTTAGATATTGGAGCAGGAGCTGGTTCGCATTCTCTGTATCTGCAGAATGAAAGCAATCTTGATGTTCTGGCATTAGATATCTCTCCAAAATCTGTTGAGGTCTGCAGGCTGAGAGGAATCAATAAAGCAGTCTGCGAAAATATGCTTGACCTTTCTGGAGAAACCTTCGATACCATTTTATTATTAATGAATGGAACCGGAATTTTTGAAAGCCTGACGAAAATTGATATCTATCTTAAAAAATTACATTCTTTATTAAATGAAAACGGACAGATCCTGATCGACAGTACAGACATTCTTTATATGTTTGACCGTGATGAGGATGGAGGAGTTTTAATTCCTGCCGACGGATATTATGGAGAACTGGACTATATCGTTCATTATAAAGGAGAATCAGAAAATCCTATAAAATGGCTGTATCTTGATTTTGAAACGTTGAAAAAAGCTTCTGAAAATAATGGATTTGCTATTGAAAAAGTGATGAAGGACGAAGATGCTTATTTAGCAAGACTGACTAAGAAATAA
- a CDS encoding HlyD family secretion protein — translation MENKEQTTQNTNISPAAPSGEIKRKTARKNKIRAIVSNIIVFLLIGFGLFWLIREYFHIGDKTYTEAAQVEEFINPINTRVSAYIKEIKFIEHQQVKKGDTLVILDNREILTQLGQAEAAYQNALAQRSAAGSSVNTVSNNVSVMESNIAGAKARLWNAEQNLNRYKNLLASEAVTRQQYDQVKTEYDAQKAVYETFVNQKQSANLSTTEAKSKLGVNDAEIKRTKSALDMVKINLTYTVITAPYDGIMGRRLISEGQLIQPGQQVATIVLNGQKWVTANFLESQMPNIKIGEKMIMTADALGGQKFEGVVKAVSAATGSRYSSVPTDNSTGNFIKVQQRIPVRIEFTDANKKEDVDKLSAGMNMNISINK, via the coding sequence ATGGAAAACAAGGAACAAACTACTCAAAATACAAATATATCTCCAGCGGCACCAAGCGGAGAAATTAAAAGAAAAACGGCTAGGAAAAATAAGATCAGAGCCATTGTATCTAATATTATCGTCTTTTTACTGATCGGATTTGGATTATTCTGGCTGATCCGTGAGTATTTTCATATCGGAGATAAAACCTATACGGAAGCGGCGCAGGTGGAAGAATTTATTAACCCGATCAACACAAGAGTTTCAGCATATATTAAAGAAATAAAGTTCATAGAACATCAGCAGGTCAAAAAAGGAGACACATTAGTTATTTTGGATAACCGTGAGATCCTGACACAGCTTGGACAGGCTGAAGCTGCTTATCAAAATGCTTTGGCACAGCGTTCTGCTGCAGGTTCTTCTGTAAATACAGTTTCCAATAATGTAAGTGTAATGGAATCTAATATCGCTGGAGCAAAAGCCAGACTTTGGAATGCTGAACAGAATCTCAACAGATATAAAAACCTTTTAGCTTCTGAAGCTGTAACAAGACAGCAGTATGATCAGGTAAAAACAGAATATGATGCCCAAAAAGCGGTGTATGAGACATTCGTGAACCAAAAGCAGTCAGCGAATCTGTCAACCACTGAAGCTAAAAGCAAGCTTGGCGTTAATGATGCAGAAATCAAAAGAACGAAATCAGCTTTAGATATGGTGAAAATCAATCTGACTTATACTGTGATTACAGCACCTTACGACGGAATAATGGGAAGAAGACTGATTTCCGAAGGACAACTTATCCAGCCCGGACAGCAGGTGGCAACTATCGTTTTGAACGGCCAGAAGTGGGTAACTGCCAATTTCTTAGAAAGCCAGATGCCGAATATTAAGATCGGAGAAAAAATGATAATGACTGCAGACGCTTTAGGCGGACAAAAATTTGAAGGAGTAGTGAAAGCCGTTTCAGCAGCAACAGGTTCCAGATATTCAAGTGTTCCGACTGATAATTCTACGGGTAACTTTATCAAAGTACAGCAGAGAATTCCGGTAAGAATTGAGTTTACAGATGCTAATAAAAAGGAAGATGTTGATAAGCTGAGTGCCGGAATGAATATGAATATCAGTATTAACAAATAA
- a CDS encoding SAM-dependent methyltransferase codes for MLFLLPAYLSENTSITHFSPVLKEYIMQTDYFFVENEKTARKVVKFFAPEKKQSDLKLFLLDKYTENKDIKEAQDLMLKGQDFGLLSEAGLPCIADPGNLIVKWCHEKNIRVIPVSGPSSIILALISSGFNGQEFTFNGYLPIEKGEKKKQMLHLESMVQKTGYSQIFMETPYRNNLLFEDLCKYLSPNTKLCIAANINDPEHEFIKTKTIKDWQKQKPELHKIPAVFVLGK; via the coding sequence ATGCTTTTTTTACTTCCCGCTTATCTTTCAGAAAATACTTCTATCACGCACTTTTCGCCTGTGTTAAAAGAATATATCATGCAGACGGATTATTTTTTCGTGGAAAATGAAAAAACAGCTAGAAAAGTTGTTAAATTTTTTGCTCCTGAGAAAAAGCAGTCAGATCTCAAATTATTTCTCTTAGATAAATACACGGAAAATAAAGATATTAAAGAGGCGCAAGACCTGATGCTGAAAGGGCAGGATTTCGGTCTTCTTTCTGAAGCCGGACTTCCATGTATTGCAGATCCTGGAAATCTCATTGTAAAATGGTGCCACGAAAAAAATATCAGAGTCATTCCTGTTTCCGGGCCTTCATCGATTATTTTGGCGCTCATTTCCAGTGGATTTAACGGGCAGGAATTTACTTTTAACGGGTATCTTCCGATCGAAAAGGGAGAAAAGAAAAAACAGATGCTTCATCTGGAAAGTATGGTACAGAAAACAGGATATTCACAGATTTTTATGGAAACGCCGTATAGAAATAATCTGCTTTTTGAAGATTTATGTAAATATCTTTCTCCCAACACAAAACTGTGTATAGCTGCCAATATCAATGATCCGGAACATGAATTTATCAAAACTAAAACGATAAAAGACTGGCAGAAACAAAAACCTGAACTTCATAAGATTCCAGCTGTATTTGTGCTGGGAAAATAA
- a CDS encoding AraC family transcriptional regulator, producing the protein MSILEKFGVEIFTQHNIFERISFGKPFRPDYPAFIFVKTGTIKLLQHFNVLGLSENMFMVTDPQTVYEIVSVSDDFQCRMVSYKREFISALSLKFNRLMAYRYFRQQMNRGVPFPQDEMEIVWKSVNFLKFILDSPAEMIYKKEIVESLFSVFIYQMAGIISKEDSNSMGQMSRQEEIVFLFLTDLAEFHLTERTVEFYAARQSITTRHLSSVVKTITGKSASQIIAVIVMNEAKVLLNSSKKPVSEISTILGFSDQYSFSHFFKKHLEISPTQYRHQFEG; encoded by the coding sequence ATGTCTATCCTAGAAAAATTTGGAGTCGAGATTTTTACACAGCATAATATTTTTGAAAGGATCTCTTTTGGTAAGCCTTTCCGCCCTGATTATCCGGCATTTATTTTTGTGAAAACAGGAACTATAAAACTGCTCCAGCATTTTAATGTATTGGGGCTTTCTGAAAATATGTTTATGGTGACAGACCCTCAGACCGTGTATGAAATTGTATCCGTAAGCGATGATTTTCAATGCAGGATGGTATCCTATAAAAGAGAATTTATTTCTGCTTTGTCATTGAAATTTAACCGCCTGATGGCTTACCGTTATTTCCGCCAGCAGATGAACAGGGGAGTTCCTTTCCCGCAGGATGAAATGGAAATTGTCTGGAAGAGTGTAAACTTTCTTAAATTTATATTGGATTCTCCAGCTGAAATGATTTACAAAAAAGAAATTGTTGAAAGCTTATTTTCTGTTTTTATTTATCAGATGGCAGGTATTATTTCTAAAGAAGACAGCAATTCAATGGGGCAGATGTCTAGACAGGAAGAAATTGTTTTTCTTTTTCTGACTGATCTTGCAGAATTTCATCTCACAGAAAGGACAGTAGAGTTTTACGCCGCAAGGCAGTCCATTACAACCAGACATCTTTCGTCGGTTGTGAAAACTATTACAGGAAAGTCCGCAAGCCAGATTATTGCTGTTATCGTGATGAACGAAGCTAAAGTGCTTTTAAATTCATCAAAAAAGCCTGTTTCAGAGATTTCTACAATCCTTGGATTCAGTGATCAATACTCATTTTCTCACTTTTTTAAGAAACATTTAGAGATCAGCCCTACGCAGTACCGCCACCAGTTCGAAGGATAA